A single window of Pseudomonas lijiangensis DNA harbors:
- the purF gene encoding amidophosphoribosyltransferase, whose amino-acid sequence MCGIVGIVGKSNVNQALYDALTVLQHRGQDAAGIVTSHEGRLFLRKDNGLVRDVFHQRHMQRLVGHMGIGHVRYPTAGSSTSAEAQPFYVNSPYGITLAHNGNLTNVEQLAKEIYESDLRHVNTSSDSEVLLNVFAHELAVRGKLQPTEEDIFAAVTDVHNRCRGGYAVVAMITGYGIVGFRDPDAIRPIVFGQRHTDEGVEYMIASESVSLDVLGFTLIRDLAPGEAVYITEDGKLFTRQCAANPKYAPCIFEHVYLARPDSIIDGISVYKARLRMGEKLADKILRERPDHDIDVVIPIPDTSRTAALELANHLGVKFREGFVKNRYIGRTFIMPGQAARKKSVRQKLNAIELEFRGKNVMLVDDSIVRGTTCKQIIQMAREAGAKNVYFCSAAPAVRYPNVYGIDMPSAHELIAHNRSTQDVADLIGADWLVYQDLNDLIEAVSGSKKIKIDNFDCSVFDGKYVTGDIDEHYLNRIEHARNDASKVKSQAVSAIIDLYNN is encoded by the coding sequence ATGTGTGGCATCGTCGGTATCGTCGGTAAGTCGAACGTCAATCAGGCGCTGTATGACGCGCTTACCGTCCTCCAGCACCGCGGCCAGGACGCTGCCGGTATCGTGACCAGTCATGAAGGCCGGTTATTCCTGCGCAAGGACAATGGCCTGGTGCGTGATGTGTTCCATCAGCGCCATATGCAGCGTCTGGTCGGGCACATGGGCATTGGCCATGTGCGTTACCCGACAGCGGGCAGCTCGACTTCGGCCGAAGCTCAGCCGTTCTACGTCAACTCGCCTTACGGCATCACGCTGGCGCACAACGGCAACCTGACCAACGTCGAGCAACTGGCAAAGGAGATTTACGAATCCGACCTGCGCCACGTCAACACCAGCTCCGACTCGGAAGTGCTGCTCAACGTCTTCGCCCATGAACTGGCCGTGCGCGGCAAGTTGCAGCCTACCGAAGAAGATATCTTCGCGGCCGTGACCGACGTGCACAACCGTTGCCGTGGCGGCTATGCCGTGGTGGCGATGATCACCGGTTACGGTATTGTCGGTTTCCGCGACCCTGACGCCATTCGTCCTATCGTGTTCGGCCAGCGTCATACCGACGAAGGCGTCGAGTACATGATCGCCTCCGAAAGCGTTTCCCTGGACGTGCTGGGCTTTACCCTGATTCGCGACCTGGCGCCGGGCGAAGCGGTCTACATCACTGAAGACGGCAAGCTGTTCACCCGTCAGTGTGCGGCCAATCCGAAATATGCCCCGTGCATCTTCGAGCACGTCTATCTGGCGCGCCCGGATTCGATCATCGACGGTATCTCGGTCTACAAGGCGCGTCTGCGCATGGGCGAGAAGCTGGCGGACAAGATCCTGCGCGAGCGTCCGGATCACGATATCGACGTGGTCATCCCGATTCCGGACACCAGCCGCACCGCTGCGCTGGAACTGGCCAACCACCTGGGCGTCAAGTTCCGCGAAGGCTTCGTCAAGAACCGCTACATCGGCCGTACCTTCATCATGCCGGGTCAGGCTGCACGCAAGAAGTCCGTGCGCCAGAAGCTCAACGCCATCGAGCTGGAATTCCGCGGCAAGAACGTGATGCTGGTGGATGACTCCATCGTGCGTGGCACCACCTGCAAGCAGATCATCCAGATGGCTCGCGAAGCCGGTGCCAAGAACGTCTACTTCTGCTCGGCTGCGCCGGCAGTGCGTTACCCCAACGTCTACGGCATCGACATGCCGAGTGCTCACGAACTGATCGCCCACAACCGCTCCACCCAGGACGTTGCCGACCTCATCGGTGCCGACTGGCTGGTCTATCAGGATCTCAATGACCTGATCGAAGCGGTCAGCGGCAGCAAAAAGATCAAGATCGATAACTTCGACTGCTCGGTGTTCGATGGCAAATACGTCACCGGCGACATCGACGAGCATTATCTGAACAGGATCGAGCATGCGCGCAACGACGCTTCCAAGGTAAAAAGCCAGGCAGTGAGCGCTATCATCGATCTGTACAACAACTAA
- a CDS encoding CvpA family protein encodes MPFTPVDWAIIGIVAISALISIKRGFVKEALSLLTWIIAGVVAWMFGAGLSLYLVNYIDTPSARVIASCIILFVATLLVGAMVNFLIGELIRVTGLSGTDRFLGMVFGAARGGLLVVVAVGLLSLGPVQQDQWWQESRLLPQFLMVADWSKNLILGMSSQWLASGISIPAELPFKEQILPATMPQEVLGKSSSTK; translated from the coding sequence GTGCCATTTACTCCGGTTGACTGGGCGATTATCGGAATTGTCGCCATTTCCGCTCTGATCAGCATCAAGCGCGGCTTCGTCAAGGAAGCCCTGTCTCTGCTGACCTGGATCATCGCGGGCGTCGTGGCCTGGATGTTCGGTGCGGGGCTGTCCCTCTATCTGGTCAATTACATCGATACACCTTCAGCCCGCGTGATCGCGAGCTGCATCATTCTGTTCGTCGCCACATTGCTGGTAGGCGCCATGGTCAACTTTCTTATCGGCGAACTGATTCGCGTCACCGGGCTTTCCGGGACCGATCGTTTTCTGGGTATGGTCTTCGGCGCTGCGCGCGGAGGGTTGCTTGTCGTGGTAGCGGTCGGGCTGCTGAGCCTCGGCCCTGTACAACAGGATCAATGGTGGCAGGAATCAAGGCTGCTGCCGCAATTTCTCATGGTTGCTGACTGGTCGAAAAACCTGATTCTCGGGATGTCCAGCCAGTGGCTCGCCAGCGGCATCAGCATTCCTGCTGAGCTGCCGTTCAAGGAGCAGATCCTGCCGGCTACCATGCCGCAGGAAGTGCTTGGTAAATCAAGTTCCACTAAGTAG
- a CDS encoding SPOR domain-containing protein, producing MALLDKVFKQRMVGALVLIAVAVIFLPMLFTRQDEVRQVQVEAPAAPQAPVAPQVKVDPVPVPEPQILPQEPVPGEEDMSSASQLPPSMPIAPAPPVASAPAQAPAQAAAPAPAPKPAKPAPAATPAAPAPAPAPAPATTAKAAPSGVDANGLSVSWSVQLASMSNRANADNLQKTLRAQGYNAYIRTADGVNRVFVGPLIERAEADRLRDQLDKQQKLKGIVVRFQPERG from the coding sequence ATGGCTTTGCTGGATAAAGTATTCAAGCAGCGAATGGTTGGCGCCCTGGTTCTGATTGCGGTGGCGGTCATCTTCCTGCCGATGCTGTTCACCCGTCAGGACGAAGTGCGTCAGGTGCAGGTTGAAGCACCTGCTGCGCCACAGGCTCCGGTTGCCCCGCAGGTCAAGGTGGATCCGGTGCCGGTTCCCGAGCCGCAGATCCTGCCTCAGGAGCCGGTACCCGGTGAAGAGGACATGAGCTCTGCCAGCCAGTTGCCGCCTTCGATGCCGATCGCGCCTGCTCCACCTGTCGCTTCTGCCCCGGCGCAAGCACCGGCACAGGCTGCAGCGCCTGCTCCAGCACCCAAGCCTGCCAAGCCTGCTCCGGCCGCAACGCCTGCTGCACCTGCTCCAGCTCCAGCTCCTGCTCCGGCAACAACTGCCAAGGCAGCGCCGAGTGGTGTCGATGCCAACGGGCTTTCGGTGAGCTGGTCGGTTCAGCTGGCCAGCATGTCCAATCGTGCCAACGCGGATAACCTGCAAAAGACGCTGCGTGCCCAAGGCTACAACGCCTACATTCGCACCGCCGATGGTGTAAACCGGGTGTTTGTCGGACCGTTGATCGAACGTGCCGAGGCCGATCGTCTGCGCGATCAGCTCGACAAACAGCAGAAACTCAAGGGAATTGTGGTGCGCTTTCAGCCGGAGCGTGGCTAA
- the folC gene encoding bifunctional tetrahydrofolate synthase/dihydrofolate synthase: protein MTPVTLGDWLAYLEQLHPSAIDMGLDRSRQVAQQLGLTRPAPRVITVTGTNGKGSTCAFVAALLQAQGLKVGVYSSPHLLRYNERVQVQGVEASDAELCKAFAAVEAARGDITLTYFEMGTLAAFWLFEQARLDAVVLEVGLGGRLDAVNLVDADLSLVTSIGIDHADWLGDSRESVAFEKAGIFREGRPALCGDLDPPAPLLEQADKLGCPLSLRGRDFDLAVTREGWNWRGRDKTGQVVELSGLPLLDLPMENAALALQAYLLLDMPWQADVIHSALAGARITGRLDRRVFQWQGKTLNLLLDVGHNPHAAQFLAQRMAQRPVIGKRLAVFGLLSDKDLDGVVSELVSSVQDWAVAPLPTPRTRPVAQLQSALQNLGAQVASYDSVALALEAQCARATADDEILLFGSFYCVAEALEWLARYTDEEAANGFAG from the coding sequence ATGACCCCTGTGACCCTGGGCGACTGGCTCGCCTATCTGGAGCAACTGCATCCCTCGGCCATCGACATGGGGCTGGATCGTTCGCGACAGGTGGCGCAGCAGTTGGGGCTTACCCGTCCTGCGCCCCGGGTGATCACGGTAACCGGCACCAATGGCAAAGGCTCGACATGCGCATTCGTCGCAGCCTTGCTTCAGGCCCAGGGTCTGAAAGTGGGTGTCTACAGTTCTCCGCACCTGCTGCGCTATAACGAGCGTGTGCAGGTGCAGGGCGTCGAAGCGTCCGATGCCGAATTGTGCAAGGCCTTTGCCGCTGTCGAAGCGGCGCGTGGCGATATCACCCTGACGTATTTCGAGATGGGCACGCTGGCGGCTTTCTGGCTGTTCGAGCAGGCGCGTCTGGATGCCGTCGTGCTGGAAGTCGGCCTGGGCGGACGTCTGGATGCGGTGAATCTGGTGGATGCCGATCTTTCGCTGGTGACCAGCATCGGTATCGATCATGCCGACTGGCTGGGCGATAGTCGTGAGTCGGTTGCTTTCGAGAAGGCCGGTATCTTCCGCGAGGGCCGTCCGGCGCTTTGCGGTGATCTTGATCCTCCCGCGCCGTTGCTGGAGCAGGCGGATAAGCTAGGCTGTCCCTTGTCGTTGCGTGGTCGCGATTTCGATCTGGCCGTGACCCGTGAGGGCTGGAACTGGCGTGGTCGTGACAAGACGGGGCAGGTGGTCGAGCTTTCCGGTCTGCCTTTGCTGGATCTGCCCATGGAGAATGCCGCGCTGGCGCTTCAGGCTTATCTGTTACTGGATATGCCATGGCAGGCCGATGTCATCCACTCTGCACTGGCAGGTGCGCGCATTACCGGTCGTCTGGATCGGCGCGTATTCCAGTGGCAGGGCAAGACTCTCAATCTGTTGCTCGATGTGGGCCACAACCCCCATGCTGCGCAGTTTCTGGCGCAGCGCATGGCTCAGCGGCCAGTAATCGGCAAACGCCTTGCGGTATTTGGCCTGCTGTCGGACAAGGATCTCGACGGAGTGGTGAGCGAGCTGGTTTCCAGTGTCCAGGACTGGGCCGTGGCGCCTTTGCCGACACCACGTACCCGGCCTGTCGCACAATTGCAGTCAGCCTTGCAGAACCTTGGCGCTCAAGTAGCGTCTTACGACAGTGTTGCGCTGGCGCTTGAGGCGCAATGCGCACGTGCGACGGCTGATGACGAGATTTTGCTGTTCGGATCTTTTTACTGTGTGGCCGAGGCTCTGGAGTGGTTGGCCCGGTACACCGATGAGGAAGCTGCAAATGGCTTTGCTGGATAA
- the accD gene encoding acetyl-CoA carboxylase, carboxyltransferase subunit beta has translation MSNWLVDKLIPSIMRSEVKKSSVPEGLWHKCPSCEAVLYRPELEKTLDVCPKCNHHMRIDARARLNIFLDVEGRAELGADLEPVDRLKFRDSKKYKDRLVGAQKQTGEKDALISMSGTLLGMPIVVSAFEFSFMGGSMGAIVGERFVRAANYALENRCPMVCFAASGGARMQEALISLMQMAKTSAVLARLREEGLPFISVLTDPVYGGVSASLAMLGDVIVAEPKALIGFAGPRVIEQTVREKLPEGFQRSEFLLNHGAIDMIIARSELRPRLGNLLAQMMNLPTPKFVAPVIEPVVVPPAPATV, from the coding sequence ATGAGCAACTGGTTGGTAGACAAACTGATCCCTTCGATCATGCGTTCCGAGGTCAAGAAAAGCTCGGTTCCCGAGGGGCTTTGGCATAAATGTCCTTCCTGCGAAGCGGTGCTTTATCGCCCTGAGCTGGAAAAGACCCTGGACGTCTGCCCCAAGTGCAACCACCACATGCGTATTGACGCCCGTGCCCGCCTGAACATCTTCCTGGATGTCGAAGGCCGTGCAGAGCTGGGTGCCGATCTGGAGCCGGTGGATCGCCTGAAATTCCGCGACAGCAAGAAGTACAAGGACCGTCTGGTCGGTGCACAGAAGCAGACCGGCGAGAAAGACGCCCTGATTTCCATGAGCGGCACCCTGCTGGGTATGCCGATCGTGGTTTCGGCGTTCGAGTTTTCCTTCATGGGCGGTTCGATGGGCGCCATCGTGGGCGAGCGTTTCGTACGTGCTGCCAACTATGCGCTGGAAAACCGCTGCCCGATGGTCTGTTTCGCTGCTTCCGGCGGTGCCCGGATGCAGGAAGCCCTGATTTCCCTGATGCAGATGGCCAAGACTTCGGCTGTTCTGGCGCGTCTGCGTGAAGAAGGCCTGCCGTTCATTTCCGTCCTGACCGACCCGGTCTACGGTGGTGTATCCGCCAGTCTGGCAATGCTGGGCGATGTCATCGTTGCCGAGCCAAAGGCCCTCATCGGTTTCGCAGGTCCTCGCGTCATCGAGCAGACCGTTCGCGAAAAACTGCCTGAAGGCTTCCAGCGCAGCGAGTTCCTGCTGAACCATGGCGCCATCGACATGATCATTGCGCGCAGCGAGCTGCGTCCGCGCCTGGGTAATCTGCTGGCCCAGATGATGAACCTGCCGACGCCCAAGTTCGTAGCACCCGTCATCGAGCCTGTCGTCGTTCCGCCGGCTCCGGCCACTGTATGA
- a CDS encoding phosphoribosylanthranilate isomerase, with protein sequence MSAVRSKICGITRIEDALAAVEAGADAIGLVFYPKSPRAVNVQQARAIIAALPPFITTVGLFVNASRCELNETLDAVPLDLLQFHGDETPEECDGYHRPYIKALRVKAGDDIAAACRAYGKASGILLDTYVAGVPGGTGETFDWALIPDNLDKPVILAGGLTSANVAQAIAQVRPYAVDVSGGVEKSKGIKDRDKILAFMSAVHGA encoded by the coding sequence ATGTCAGCCGTTCGCAGCAAGATCTGCGGGATTACCCGCATAGAGGATGCATTGGCGGCCGTCGAGGCGGGTGCCGATGCCATCGGTCTGGTGTTCTACCCCAAAAGTCCCCGGGCCGTGAATGTGCAGCAGGCGCGAGCCATTATTGCCGCCTTGCCGCCTTTCATCACCACTGTCGGCCTGTTCGTCAACGCCAGCCGTTGCGAGCTCAACGAAACCCTGGATGCCGTGCCCCTGGACCTTCTGCAGTTTCATGGCGATGAAACGCCTGAAGAGTGCGATGGCTACCATCGTCCGTATATCAAGGCGCTCAGGGTCAAGGCGGGTGACGATATCGCAGCGGCCTGTCGCGCCTATGGCAAGGCCAGCGGAATCCTGCTCGATACCTATGTAGCCGGTGTGCCCGGTGGTACGGGTGAAACCTTCGACTGGGCGTTGATCCCCGACAACCTGGACAAGCCGGTTATTCTGGCGGGCGGGCTGACTTCGGCTAATGTGGCACAAGCCATTGCCCAGGTCCGGCCGTATGCCGTCGATGTCAGTGGCGGGGTCGAAAAGAGCAAGGGCATCAAGGATCGCGACAAGATTCTTGCCTTCATGAGTGCGGTCCACGGCGCCTGA
- the truA gene encoding tRNA pseudouridine(38-40) synthase TruA, giving the protein MAAEGFSRIALGVEYKGSRYCGWQRQASGVLTVQETLEDALSKVAASPVSLMCAGRTDAGVHACGQVVHFDTKAERTMKAWVMGANINLPHDISVTWAKVMPAHFHARFKAIARRYRYVIYNDQIRPAHLGQEITWNHRPLDVERMAEAAAYLVGTHDFSAFRAGQCQAKSPVKQLHHLRVTRHGKMIVIDVRANAFLHHMVRNIAGVLMTIGAGERPVEWARDVLESKVRRTGGVTAHPYGLYLVQVEYRDEFPLPERYIGPHFLTGFSELGG; this is encoded by the coding sequence ATGGCTGCCGAGGGCTTTTCCCGAATCGCGCTGGGCGTCGAATACAAGGGCTCGCGCTATTGCGGCTGGCAGCGTCAGGCCTCTGGCGTTCTGACGGTACAGGAAACCCTTGAGGATGCCTTGTCCAAAGTCGCAGCCTCACCTGTTTCGCTGATGTGCGCCGGGCGTACCGATGCCGGTGTGCATGCCTGCGGTCAGGTTGTGCATTTCGATACCAAGGCCGAGCGCACCATGAAGGCCTGGGTCATGGGGGCCAATATCAATCTGCCCCACGATATCAGCGTCACCTGGGCCAAGGTCATGCCGGCCCATTTCCATGCGCGCTTCAAGGCCATTGCCCGCCGCTATCGTTACGTTATCTACAACGACCAGATTCGCCCGGCGCACCTTGGCCAGGAAATCACCTGGAATCACCGGCCGCTGGATGTCGAGCGGATGGCCGAGGCTGCCGCGTATCTGGTCGGCACCCATGACTTCAGCGCCTTTCGTGCCGGGCAGTGTCAGGCCAAGTCGCCGGTCAAGCAGTTGCATCATTTGCGCGTTACCCGGCATGGCAAGATGATCGTCATCGATGTGCGGGCCAATGCCTTTCTGCATCATATGGTGCGTAATATCGCGGGCGTGCTGATGACCATCGGGGCGGGGGAGAGGCCGGTGGAGTGGGCGCGTGACGTGCTGGAAAGCAAGGTTCGTCGCACGGGTGGCGTCACGGCGCATCCTTACGGTCTGTATCTGGTGCAGGTGGAGTATCGGGACGAGTTTCCGCTGCCGGAGCGCTATATCGGCCCGCACTTTCTTACAGGCTTCAGCGAACTTGGCGGCTGA